Within the Plectropomus leopardus isolate mb chromosome 15, YSFRI_Pleo_2.0, whole genome shotgun sequence genome, the region aaacaaaataaaaaatattttaaaaaaagatttcttgggcttttggtctttatttgaTAGTACAGtgaaatgagacagagagaaccAGGGACACTGCAATCACACACAACCTTCATTCTGCATTTACCAGCACCTTTTATTCTGCGGTAAAGGCTGtcgaaacataaaataaaatattagtaataataataatgtatactttatgaatttattatagacttgcttttatgtgtcatgatatgttgtttttatttcatcttttaattttttaaaatctattttacctttttaatttatgttttatctattttatttccttttatttgtggatttattgcttttattgtttctgttgttattgtttttggtctgtttctttgtatttttttacattgacatcatgcgtcctgcatcttgcattatttgtcctctggttttaatttaatCCTAACTCTACCCTAGTTTCCTCTCGCTTGTGTTAAacaggactgtttggctttttgttgttgtatcgCCATCTATGCATCCCACttctgcttttctgtttgtcaaagcactctgtaaactgtgtttttaaaggtgctatataaataaagttactaTTATAACTATGTTAGGAAATTTTCATGGTAATCTATCAAAAAGTTTCCCACATTACCTGACGCCACTCTGTCATACAGTGCGTTATTATGTTGTATTGATCATCCTTTTTATGAGTTCTCCAGTGTTGACTGATGATGGTGCTATGTGATATTTTTTCACGCACCTTAATAAAACGAAAGTAAGTGAACTTACAGCTCTGATGTGCTCTCTTGGGATCAGTGCAGCGGTGGGAAGTCCCATCACAGGGTTAAAGGTACAGTAGCGTGCGTCAGCTGATGCGTAGCGTCACGTATTGagcgcgggggggctggaggcTGGTCCTCTCCTCTGTGAGCCGCAGCTCTGTGCAGCTTCCTGCCTCTGCAGCTCCTGACAAACGCCTCATTCTCATCACTGATCATGTGCTTCGCTCTCTGGCTGTCTCTGGCTCCGCAGCAGGAAGTTAGCcctgttttcttcctcttgcttttcctttctccctcctcttGACAGCCCCATTCGCAGTATTATTTCCTCCCCAATTCTCtagcacttttttgttgttgttgctgcggCTGTCTTCTCTCCTCTGCGGGGCGAGGGAGCCGAGAGGCTGGCTGTGTGAAGCTTGAGACCGGCGGCGAACACCGGCAGAGGCCGCTCCCTCCTCCCCTGGCCAGGGAGAGCAGGTTCATGGAGGCCCCggtggaggagaaggagccGTCGCCGATGGACAAGTCTCTGCCTCTGCCTACCCTGAGCCCGGCCGTGCCTCCTTACGTCACTTTGGGCCTGACGGTGGTCTACACCGTCTTCTactccctcctcttcatcttcatctacGTGCAGCTCTGGCTGGTCCTGCGGTACCGACACAAGCGCTTGAGCTACCAGACCGTGTTCCTGTCCCTGTGCCTGCTGTGGTCGGCGCTGCGCACCGTACTCTTCTCCTTCTACTTCAAGAACTTTGTCACAGCCAACACGCTGGGGCCCTTTCCCTTCTGGCTGCTCTACTGCTTCCCCGTCTGCCTCCAGTTCTTCACTCTCAGCCTCATGAACCTTTACTTTGCACAGGTGAGTTAGCAGGCTCAGGTATGGTGGCCCCGAGGGTCCAAAAAACATTCCAGAAAACACcgcaacatttcagaaaaacactataattcagaaaacactgcaacatttcagaaaaacacaaaaattcagaaaacactgcaacatttcagaaaaacacaataattcagaaaacactgcaacatttcagaaaacaccacgacatttcagaaaacactgcaacatttcagaaaaacactattattcagaaaacactgcaacatttcagaaaacactgccACATTTCGGAAAACCAAAAATTtagaaaacactgcaacatttcgGAAAACCAAAAATTtagaaaacactgcaacatttcagaaaacattagATTTcagaaaagacaacaacattttagaaaacaatgacatttctcaaaataaacCCAATTTTGGGAAAAAcgcatttcacaaaacacaataacatttaGGAAATTCCATATAGTAGCCCAGAGCAGGATTTTGTCATTACAACCAGTTGTAGTCCAATACacactcaatttttttttaataaataaacagaatatgctTGGATTCTGTATGTTTAACATGGCCAAAAAGAAGATGTAATGTTGGAGCTTTTTAACAagacaattacatttttattccagAGTATTTATTTGCCATAACACATTTCTGGATGGggtattttaaaatacactgcCTTCATGTGAACTAGtgcctgaaaacaaaatatacaatagCTTCTGGTAATAATAAGAAATAGAACAGACTGTacagtttttgatcatttaGTAGGGAAATTAAAAACCATTAAACAAGGATAGAATGAGTGATTGGAATCATTTTCACAACAACATTAAGAACAGCTTataaacaattattattttaaaatgattttcaggGAGTTTTCTCAGTCAATGATCATTATATCAAACATGGTTCACAAGCTCCATGATgccaatttgttgttttcagctgtctgTTTCAACCATCAACAATCCATGATTTTCCGATAAACCAGTGACTGTTTGATATATTTGCTTGAGAAATGATCACTTATCAGAATTGTTGACGAATCATTTTGTGTTAATTACCAATCACACCAGCTCtatatgcaaatattttccCAAGACAACACATATTTAGGTGTACACTGAATTATCTAATTAATAAATTTATGTCCAAAGCAGTGAACCATATTTCCATTCATTTTGCTTGATATTAAGTAAATAACAGTAAATAACTTATTAGGGCTGTCTGCTAAATATTACCTGTTGCTATAAAACAACAGGTAATATATGCAGTATGCAGTGAGGCATTCCTTCATCTGCTTACTTAATCCCCATATCAAATAATAGCTTCTCTGGCTTCTACCTAAAGCTTATTTTTAGCATAATCCTCTTGTGCTGATTTGAATCATGGTTGTGAGTTGAGTGTGAGGTGGCAGAAAGCATTACAGCGCATGTGGCCCCGTGTGACTGCTGCGTATCCAAAGTTCAACACTTTTCATCTGCAGGGTTCCTGTTTCCGAAAGATGTGTGTTCTTTGTAGAAAGAGTGAGAATGCAGAAGTGAAAACGGGCTGCTCGAACAGCATGACGCATTTGCCTGATGCGGTGACTGATTTCTTTCCACAGGTTGTTTTCAAGGCGAAGTCAAAATATGCACCAGAGCTCTTGAGATACAGGTGAGAGTGATCTGATTTACTACATTTCATTtgtacattaaattaaaatttgcttttattttgtaaaaaaaataaaacacaaactgtctTGGCTGAAGTACTagaaaagcagtttttggggtgataaataatattttttcttaccCGCAGGCTGCCTCTGTACctgttcttcctcttcatcaGCCTGGTGTTTTTAGTAGTGAATTTAGTGTGTGCGCTGCTGGTGAGGATGTCCTCTGCAGAAGCCCACACCATCGTGCTTGTGAGGGTCGCCATCAACGACTCCCTTTTTGTCCTGTGTGCCATCTCGCTCTCCTTGTGTCTTTACAAGGTCGCAAAGATGTCACTGGCCAACATTTACCTGGAATCCAAAGTAAGAAGCACTTCCTGTCCTGCAGCAGAAATTAAATCTGAGTAGTCagaataaaagtgtttttgtttcatatctATTTGTGTAGCTGACATTAAAAGGCATTGTGCGCTGCTTATAGCACCCTCTTGTGAAGATGCAATCCTCCGCATAATTTATGCTTTGCACATTGCTATTGTTTCCTGGCAACACAGTGTCGTTTTTGTGCACGACTGGTTGTACTTCACAAGCCGATAAAATGATAGGTCGTGCCtgaaattcaaaatgtattaGAGCTGATCTTACTTTCAGTTTCCATGTAGTTTTTGTATGATTTAACATATcagattttgtgtaatttcctcTTGAAGGTAGATGATGTGTGATTTCTTAATGAAACTCTTCATGTGCAGGGGACGTCAGTGTGCCAGGTGACAGTTATAGGAGCCATCGTCATCCTCCTGTACTCCTCCAGGGCCTGCTACAATCTGGTCGTCCTGGGACTCTCAAACAAGAGCATTAACTCCTTTGACTACGACTGGTACAACGTTTCAGACCAGGTGaaccagcagagggcagagtgCCTTCAAATGTACGAGTTAAAGaaccagtgtgtaggattataggggatatattggcagaaattgaatttaagataataagtgtgttttctttagagtataatcacctgaaaagaaGAACTGTTGTGtgtcattaccttagaatgagccatttctATGTACATACAGAGCGGGTACTCCTCCacagtctgccatgttgtttctacagtagcccacagCGTACAAACCAAACGTTAACACGGTGACCACCGTAGTTCTCCTAAATACTTGGCACAAGGGAGAATTTTTCAATTGGTTGCaactgcaacctcactgctaaaTGAaacttaatcctacacacttgacctttaaataaaagtactaataccacactgtaagaATActtaaggaaaacaaaaagatgtatttaagtaaaaatagaaGTGTTTAGTTTagtgagaaagaaaatcaattaattaaataaaaataatcaaaacaattaaaaggaaaagcagcaattccTCTTAAATGAGAAGCTGAAACcatgaaaccatttttttgcatgaaaacttTCTTCAgcgattatcaaaatagttgccgaTTAGTTTTCTAATCAGTCGACTAATCTTTTCAGCTGCAATTGTATACTTTCATATTGTTTGtgtgaaaatctaaaaatgcaatttaactAGTAAATAACTGTGGTGGAGTAAAAAAGTACATCTctctctgaagtgtagtggaaAGTGACatgttattaaaatagttttgtCACATGATTGCGTGTAATAGAGGAGGCTGtattaatattaaatgtgttttgtttttttcaggcagATTTACAGTCGACTCTTGGCGACACCGGCTACATCGTCTTTGGTGTGATCTTGTTTGTGTGGGAGCTGCTCCCCACTTCTCTCGTAGTTTTCTTCTTCAGAGTCCGGCAGCCCGACCTAGACAGGGTGAGCCAGCTCTTACTCTAAGTCAGCGGTTAggtcacaaaataaaactaaggGGTCAGGAGAATAATTATAGGAAATCATAATAGAACATGCTGGAGTGCAGCTCCACAAcatgtctgtttctgtttttaggcCATTCAAACAATCTAGATAGATATTTTAAGGGGGTCATGAGGTAAACTGTCCTGGGATATAAACAAATCATGTGAGATTCAGTCTAAAGGTTTTCTAATCTAAgactttgaaatgtttattgtgttttttttttttgtgtgcggCTCGTCTCGCAGAGCGGCTCTGGGCTTCCTGGTCACGTCTTCTCCTCCAGAGCTTATTTCTTTGACAACCCACGCCGTTATGACAGTGACGATGACCTGGCGTGGAGTGTTATGCCTCAGAACATCCAAGCCAGGTAAAAACACGAGATCTAATCACCCAAAACACTGTACATGAAGATGTGAGAAAATGCTGTTGTTTAATGGATGTTTGTTTGATTCTCCAGTCTGGCTGCTGACAGTTACGAGTGGGGGAGCCAAACCAGCAGCGGCATCGGCGCCTACATCGGAGGGGACGACAGTTACAACCTCCCGCCTCCTCCAGAGGAGCTCAGCCATTACTGACCGCAGTTCAGCGACTCCCTCTGACCTGTGGCCTCgtttttttatctgtatatTTTTGCACAGTCTCTCATAGTGACAGAGGCACATCTTCCACTCGACACATTCAGTCTTCTATTTTGTCTAGAGAAGAACTAACAGACTTTTCTGCCAGTATGTGAAGGTCCACTGATGGGACATTAATTTTGCACACTCCTTGTACAAAGTGATCTAATTGTGACTGCTTTTAAACAGTGTATAGTTTATATTGAATACTGCTTAATATATTTCTTGACTTTTGTAATATGTACTGTATTTACTATTTTATGTACTGCGTTCTTTTtcatacagatgtgtttgtatagacattcatttaattcatattaaaaacagattaaatgcTCTGAAAGATGCTGTTCGTTTTTTATAACTCTCTTTAGAACTGACAGTAGGTTGCtcgtgtttttttaaatatgatttttcacACAAGTCTCTTAGCACAGCCTTCAgagcattttgaattttaaccGACAGATTACTTCTGTGTGTGAATCTCACCACCAAAAGGTTTACATAACACTATTCTATATTACAGAATTGCTCTATAATAAAATGCTTACTGACTAATAGAAAATCTACTGCATAAAAAATATGCAGATTCTGGAGCCCCGAGACGTTTTCCCATTTTGTCAACGACTCAAAACACGACTCGTTCACAGTTAGACATTGAagctcaaacatttttttagaatttcagAACAAAAGGAGCAGCAGGCCGCACATGTTTTGCAGTTCTCCCCATTTTATTAATGAGCTTTTTTCCAAAGATAGTTGCCTTATAAAAGCAAAAGACATGATGTACCCAGGAACTTCACAAAGGACAATACTTTAAAATTTAGAAAGAAGTTTGTGGTCAgtttacaatataaaaacactcaaactgtGCACTTGTGAGGCTTGGAGGAGCTGTATACGACATTCAGAGCAGATCTATGATGCAGTCTGATTCAGGTTGTTTGCAcacggctctcaacatggagtcGGCTTAACTGGCAGCTAGCAACTAACAGCACAAACAGTACTAACAACGGCAACACTACCGACAGAGCTTCCAGTGACCTTGGGGGGAACCAGAGGGTGGGCACTACACCTCGACAACAACACTAATCCCCTGTTGTGGTTCCTAATGGTATTATTAGTGATAACCGTCAAATGAGGGCAGTGCAGAGCGACAGCAATGAGCTAACCAGTGCGACACACACAAGGGACTCACATGCTCACGCTGCCAGACTGTCTACcgcaacaaaaaacagagaagctcagattacaacacatgTAGAGGGaacatgacttcattctctgctgaTGATGCTGTTACTCCACTTTCtctttacatagcaaacagtggtttgctgctaGCCAGGCATGACCATCCTGCTGATGTGAGCATAACAATCTCATTCgctctctgtatcagtctgaaCACAATGCCTTCACGCCTCGTATTGAGGAATTAAAATCCATTTAGGGCCAATCAATGATCCGCACTGTAGTAGACGTTACCTTGACAATGTAAGCAACCAATCAGCGACGCTGTTGTAGTTAATTGGTCAAATGTTTCGTTTTCGTTTCTGATTGGTTTCAGAGTGTCTGTCAAGGCGAGCACTCCGGCCCACTTTAAGAGAGTCCTGatacagagaaacagaatgttgagctTACATCATCAGCATGGTCTTAAAAGTTGCTGCAATATGAaagctctgaatgttgcatcaAGCTCCTTTAAACTTTGAGATTGTCTTAGAAAAGGTCTGAATTAGTTAAAAAGTTTTACAGATTAGATTAGTGACTTATTTTTTAGAGGGTTGATTTGTCAGCTAATGCAGAAAGTGTAAATGTAAAGCCACTTCTAAATTTAACCAAAGGCTGAAACAAACAGGCAGCTGTGGTACATAGTgcagaaaaaatgaatttgcaAAGCTGTTTATACAACAGTTTACCCAATAATTGTGTGTCACTTACCACTTGATCAGTATACTGAAATATTGAAATCACATCATGTTTTAGAGATCATCACTAACATATGCTTATTTCAGAGTCATAAAGACAGTGCAGCAGATATTGATTTTGGGGTTGAATTTGCTGATGGGTAgtttttaagtatgtttttcctctcagtttTTTTAGTGTGAGAAATTTTATTTGCCTCATAGAGAATTTTATTTATGATCAAGtccaaataaaatatgtataaataggTGCAGTGCACCAAAGGCCTGCAGAGGGCAGCATGACACTACATATAGTGCAAACCGTAAAGGTTGAGAAGCAGTTATGCTGCTGACAGATGTATGTTTCTCCTTATGTCTGCgctaattaaatgaaatattgtattCAGGGAATAGGAGAACCACAAATACACAGTTAGCATTGACTGTGTTGCAAATGATCAAATTCAAACTAAGACCAAACagttttctgtcagaaaaaGGGTGTTTTTAATTCAGATCATTCCTCATATTATTGCAACCTCAAGTACATTTTGCTATACAGTAGCTTATAACAGCTGATTCCATGTGAAAAGCATAACACATTAAGCATATGCAGAACACTGTACCTTTAAggaaataactgcaaaaaccAATATGCAAAAGATGTAGATTCTCGGGGAGTTTAATTCCTGttgattttctgaaaatgtcaacgTAAGCAATCTCCACCGAAGAGgtgaaagggagaaaaaaaacataacacacaaTCCCTTTCAGTACAATGTCATGACATTCAAGGTCCTCTGGGTTGACCCGGTTTTCTGAAAACGAAcagaaattgctgtttttgtttgctttgtctcCATAAGAATGGATCTTCCACCCACTCATGCAAAAGTCTGCTGTTTTGccttgtaaaacacacacacacatgctctctaTAGGCCACTTTCTTAGGACTGAGCACTTAATGGCTGTTTGTAGGGGACGCTGGCCTCCCATTAGCTGGGATCTGATGGTTTGCCAAGTTCAACCTTTACTCCTTTTTCTCCTGCACCTGCACccagaggaaacacaaacaaacaagacatgaattaaaaaatgctgagaGCCTGAAACAATAGAAACAGGATTGTGCACTTTGTACATCAAAACCTACCTGTTAAGTACTTTTCTTTAGCTCGGGCTCGCTCATCTGCATcaaaataccacactgtgatgGCATACCTGCGGAGACAATTAGAGTAGGGTTGTGAAAATTTTCATGCCTGTTTGATATTAAAGCCAAACACAGGAACAGTGAACCTAATTTTACCAGGTGATCCACATGATTCAGCAGTCAATCCTGAGATGAACATAATGACACTGTATCCCAACAGAAAATGATTGTCTATCATGTGGCATCGCGTAACACTGCAGCTCTCTGTTCACACTAAATCCATTAAATATATTGAATGTGTATTTCTGTCActtcttgtaaacaaacataacatcAGCTGTAAGCTGTGCAACCGAGATCAAACCACAGACCTAAACACTGAAAAGATGGGTGAACAGCCTTCTTCCTACGCATGTAACGCTACTTTTTAgatcacaaaacaaacattctatattgtgatatttactggaaattacaA harbors:
- the gpr137ba gene encoding G protein-coupled receptor 137Ba; its protein translation is MEAPVEEKEPSPMDKSLPLPTLSPAVPPYVTLGLTVVYTVFYSLLFIFIYVQLWLVLRYRHKRLSYQTVFLSLCLLWSALRTVLFSFYFKNFVTANTLGPFPFWLLYCFPVCLQFFTLSLMNLYFAQVVFKAKSKYAPELLRYRLPLYLFFLFISLVFLVVNLVCALLVRMSSAEAHTIVLVRVAINDSLFVLCAISLSLCLYKVAKMSLANIYLESKGTSVCQVTVIGAIVILLYSSRACYNLVVLGLSNKSINSFDYDWYNVSDQADLQSTLGDTGYIVFGVILFVWELLPTSLVVFFFRVRQPDLDRSGSGLPGHVFSSRAYFFDNPRRYDSDDDLAWSVMPQNIQASLAADSYEWGSQTSSGIGAYIGGDDSYNLPPPPEELSHY